In Pseudomonadota bacterium, the DNA window AATCCGCCGCGTCGAGACGGTTTCGGTTGCAAGCTACGAGGGCCGGCGGCGCGGCGAGCCGGAAGTTCTGAAAGCCGGCCAAGGTTCCGGCGAAGGCTGGCTGGTCGTGGACGACATCGTGGACACCGGCGCCACCGCCGGCGTCGTTCGGAACCTGCTGCCGGAGGCTTGCTTCGTCGCCCTTTACGTGAAACCGGACGGAGAGCCTTTCGTCGACCGCTACGTGGTCGGGATGCCGCAGCAGAGCTGGGTGGTCTTCCCCTGGGACCCGCCAGCGGAAGACGCCTGACCAGGCTATTCCGACACGGCCAGGTTGTCGATCAGCCGCGCCCGGCCCAGATGAACGGCGGCGAACAGGCGGGCGGGACGGCCGGCTTCTTCGACGGGCTTGAGCGTTTCCGGGTCCCGCAATTCTAGGTAGTCGATCCTTTCGAACCCCCCCTCGCGAAGGTCGGCCGCGCCTCGCGCGAGCGTCTCCGCGATTCCTTGGCCCTCCCGGATCGCCGATGCCATCCGCGCCAGTGTTGCAAAAAGCTTGGGCGCTATTACGCGCTCCTTCGCCGTGAGGTAGGCGTTCCGCGACGACAGCGCCAGGCCGTCCGCCTCCCGCACGGTCGGTACGCCAAGGATGCGGATCGGCATGTCGAGATCCCGGGCGAGTTTTCGCACCACGAGCAATTGCTGATAGTCCTTCTCACCGAAGAAGGCGGCGTCCGGCAGGGCTTCGAGCAGAAGCTTCGTCACGACCGTCGCCACACCCGCGAAGTGGACCGGCCGGAAGGCGCCGCAGAGAACCTCGGTCAGGCCCGCCACCGTTACCTGCGTTGCAAACCCTTCCGGGTACACCTCTTCGACGGACGGTGCGAAGAGAAGATCCGCACCTTCCGCCGCAAGCTTCGCCG includes these proteins:
- the gpt gene encoding xanthine phosphoribosyltransferase is translated as MKDPHGRETRILTWQDFHRDALALARLVRDDGPWHTIAAVTRGGMFPAAILAVELGIRRVETVSVASYEGRRRGEPEVLKAGQGSGEGWLVVDDIVDTGATAGVVRNLLPEACFVALYVKPDGEPFVDRYVVGMPQQSWVVFPWDPPAEDA
- the panC gene encoding pantoate--beta-alanine ligase: MKSRTRARQGKADGMPTVRKIVDLRAAIALWRGGGASVGLVPTMGALHAGHLALVRAARAQTDRTVATILVNPLQFGPDEDMAAYPRNEAEDAAKLAAEGADLLFAPSVEEVYPEGFATQVTVAGLTEVLCGAFRPVHFAGVATVVTKLLLEALPDAAFFGEKDYQQLLVVRKLARDLDMPIRILGVPTVREADGLALSSRNAYLTAKERVIAPKLFATLARMASAIREGQGIAETLARGAADLREGGFERIDYLELRDPETLKPVEEAGRPARLFAAVHLGRARLIDNLAVSE